From the Streptomyces sp. KMM 9044 genome, one window contains:
- a CDS encoding ribonuclease HII, which translates to MPYEPPTHAVERSLRATTGAKTVAGVDEVGRGAWAGPVTVCAAVTGLRRPPEGLTDSKLLTVKRRDTLDRTLRDWVTSYALGHASHEEIDQLGMTAALRLAAVRALEGLPVRPDAVILDGKHDYLGAPWRVRTVIKGDQSCVAVAAASVIAKVHRDKIMAELGSEHADFGFADNAGYPSPVHRAALEVRGPTPYHRLSWAYLDALPQWRHLKKVRSWADGSVPAIEGQLGFDF; encoded by the coding sequence ATGCCGTACGAACCACCAACTCACGCTGTCGAGCGCTCCCTCCGCGCCACGACCGGGGCGAAGACCGTCGCAGGTGTCGACGAGGTGGGGCGCGGCGCCTGGGCCGGCCCCGTCACCGTCTGCGCGGCGGTCACCGGACTGCGCCGGCCCCCCGAGGGCCTCACCGACTCCAAGCTCCTCACCGTCAAGCGACGGGACACACTCGACCGGACGTTGCGGGACTGGGTGACGTCGTATGCCCTGGGCCACGCGTCCCACGAGGAGATCGACCAGCTGGGGATGACGGCCGCGCTGCGGCTGGCGGCGGTGCGCGCGCTCGAAGGGCTGCCGGTGCGTCCCGACGCGGTGATACTCGACGGCAAGCACGACTATCTCGGGGCGCCCTGGCGGGTCCGCACCGTGATCAAGGGTGACCAGTCGTGCGTGGCGGTCGCGGCGGCCTCGGTGATCGCCAAGGTGCACCGCGACAAAATAATGGCCGAACTGGGTTCCGAGCATGCAGACTTCGGTTTTGCGGACAACGCGGGGTATCCGTCACCCGTGCACAGGGCCGCGCTGGAGGTCCGGGGGCCCACCCCCTACCACCGGCTGTCGTGGGCGTATCTTGATGCGCTGCCCCAGTGGCGGCATCTCAAGAAGGTCCGTAGCTGGGCGGATGGAAGCGTTCCGGCGATCGAGGGTCAGCTCGGCTTCGATTTCTGA
- a CDS encoding DUF4192 domain-containing protein — translation MTNSSETNESSENGGITGRERAEHAGLPGRDDNDEGAGAAGPRTHKNGSAHAGRAPDIACTAYGSHGGEQQVTLRTPAELADALPYLLGYRPEDSIVLVALYGKDGRGRFGGRARLGIPANRDDWPAAARQLVQGLVTGSERRGAKPEQMVVFLCQEPEDREPGQRVKERLGPLAHALRLECGALDVPVVEALCLSGGRFWSYCCDDEGCCPEAGTPMGLPGTSVLAAAATYAGLQVRGTLSELRARFLPWERAAALEQETALDSAHRTLVPKILDAAARSEVARQTLELAERVMGRLACAPSVSGTLPADLRDDEVLRHDEAATLILGLQDRATRDRAAEWMEGEEAGPALRLWRALARRCVGSYGEHAAAPLTLAGWVAWSIGDELEAREALAMALGADPDYLFARLLHQACNEGLDPESIRRCLRSERDGQGQTDGDGPESTGADSEDPDSEDPGDGGPGAAGESTSSGPAVALGREARSRRRRRERVSGAGAGGGSPRRGRAEGSRPNVRIPHPRTAVGDARPGGVRPGTERPDAVRRRPAPSRGRMQIRSQGGAGEE, via the coding sequence ATGACGAACAGCAGCGAAACGAACGAATCCTCCGAAAACGGCGGCATCACCGGTCGGGAGCGGGCCGAGCACGCCGGCCTACCGGGGCGCGACGACAACGACGAGGGTGCCGGGGCTGCGGGGCCGAGGACCCACAAGAACGGGAGCGCGCACGCGGGGCGCGCGCCGGACATCGCCTGTACCGCCTACGGCAGCCACGGCGGCGAACAGCAGGTCACGCTGCGCACCCCCGCCGAACTCGCCGACGCCCTGCCCTATCTGCTCGGCTACCGCCCCGAGGACAGCATCGTCCTGGTCGCCCTGTACGGCAAGGACGGGCGGGGCAGGTTCGGCGGCCGGGCCAGGCTCGGTATCCCCGCGAACCGGGACGACTGGCCCGCCGCCGCCCGCCAGCTGGTCCAGGGGCTGGTCACGGGCAGCGAGCGCCGAGGCGCCAAGCCCGAGCAGATGGTCGTCTTCCTCTGCCAGGAACCGGAGGACCGCGAGCCCGGACAGCGGGTCAAGGAGCGGCTGGGCCCGCTCGCTCACGCGCTGCGCCTGGAGTGCGGTGCCCTCGACGTTCCCGTGGTGGAGGCCCTGTGCCTCTCGGGCGGCCGTTTCTGGTCGTACTGCTGCGACGACGAGGGGTGCTGCCCCGAGGCCGGGACGCCGATGGGACTGCCGGGCACCTCGGTGCTGGCCGCCGCCGCGACCTACGCCGGACTTCAGGTCCGGGGCACGCTGAGCGAACTGCGGGCGAGGTTCCTCCCGTGGGAGCGCGCCGCCGCCCTCGAGCAGGAAACCGCCCTGGACTCCGCCCACCGGACGCTGGTCCCCAAGATCCTCGACGCGGCGGCACGGAGCGAGGTCGCCCGGCAGACGCTGGAACTGGCCGAGCGTGTCATGGGCAGGCTGGCCTGCGCCCCGTCCGTGTCCGGCACGCTCCCGGCGGACCTGCGGGACGACGAAGTGCTCCGGCACGACGAGGCCGCCACGCTGATCCTCGGTCTGCAGGACCGCGCAACCCGGGACCGGGCGGCGGAGTGGATGGAGGGCGAGGAGGCAGGTCCCGCCCTCCGCCTGTGGCGGGCGCTGGCCCGCCGCTGCGTCGGATCGTACGGTGAGCACGCTGCGGCCCCCCTGACACTCGCCGGCTGGGTCGCCTGGTCCATCGGCGACGAACTGGAGGCCAGGGAGGCACTCGCCATGGCCCTGGGCGCCGATCCCGACTATCTCTTCGCCCGCCTGCTGCACCAGGCCTGCAATGAGGGCCTCGATCCGGAATCGATCCGCCGCTGCCTGCGCTCGGAACGCGACGGCCAAGGGCAGACGGACGGCGACGGTCCGGAGTCCACCGGTGCGGACAGCGAGGATCCGGACAGCGAGGATCCGGGAGACGGCGGGCCCGGTGCGGCGGGGGAGTCCACATCCTCCGGGCCCGCGGTTGCCCTGGGCCGGGAAGCGCGCTCGCGCCGCCGACGACGCGAGCGCGTCTCCGGCGCTGGCGCCGGTGGCGGTTCCCCGCGTCGGGGGCGGGCGGAGGGCAGCCGCCCGAATGTACGGATTCCGCATCCTCGCACGGCGGTGGGTGACGCGCGTCCGGGCGGTGTACGTCCCGGCACCGAGAGGCCGGATGCTGTACGCCGTCGCCCCGCACCCTCGCGGGGACGCATGCAGATCCGGAGCCAAGGCGGTGCCGGGGAGGAGTGA
- a CDS encoding ABC transporter ATP-binding protein — MIQAIGLTSSPRKELPPAVDDVSFDAHAGRVTMLLGAPGVGKTTTLRLMLELQPGRGITYFRGRPLHRIAHPSREVGVLLGEVPGHPARTVRGHIRMLCAAAGVPVRRGDEVLEAVGLVSLREERLGALSRGMDRRLGLACALLADPHTLVLDEPARGLSAGESRWLHGMLRAYADQGGTVLSTTADPKEAARTADRVVTLDQGRLVADQPAADFSRTRLRPRVAVRTPHAARLSALLTKEARTARRSVEVAEDGGNRISVYGSTCADVGETAFRHGIVVHRLADEIGDMGPGAGTPSHAGKPVAPDGEASSTAPPAPAAVPDAAHPGGFADFPPDGPPPSGLRAGGEVRVPESGSTAGLPPPISVRPALRPLRPLLYEIRRATGIGTGFLVGVAVLVVSALTAVLLARIGHTPQPRLLAAWPRELPLPPAALGAGLLGALAFGDEFRHPALAAGRGGVPRRLGLLTAKLLVASVSALVLAVLTIGCDAELLYLVYGRELVEIPPDGLSLGASWLGLVIGCAWAGVLAAGVFRSTAAGLAAVLAVPLLIVPLMRRLLEETSVRTGAGAPLRMREVSLPHWPFGGERYLEGALRLIAQPVGGALALSLAVLLCAYLLAFFRSRVR, encoded by the coding sequence GTGATCCAGGCCATCGGACTGACCAGCAGCCCGCGCAAAGAGCTTCCGCCCGCTGTCGACGACGTGTCCTTCGACGCGCACGCAGGTCGCGTCACGATGCTGCTCGGAGCACCGGGCGTGGGCAAGACGACGACTCTCAGACTCATGCTCGAACTCCAACCGGGCCGCGGCATCACCTACTTCAGAGGCCGTCCACTGCACCGCATCGCCCACCCGTCCCGCGAAGTCGGCGTACTGCTGGGTGAGGTGCCCGGCCACCCCGCACGCACCGTGCGCGGACACATCCGCATGCTGTGCGCCGCGGCGGGGGTTCCGGTGCGGCGCGGGGACGAAGTCCTGGAAGCCGTCGGGCTCGTGAGCCTGCGGGAGGAACGCCTCGGCGCCCTCTCGCGGGGCATGGACCGACGCCTCGGGCTCGCCTGCGCACTCTTGGCGGATCCGCACACCCTCGTGCTCGACGAACCCGCGCGCGGACTGTCCGCCGGCGAGAGCCGCTGGCTGCACGGCATGCTCCGGGCCTACGCGGACCAGGGCGGCACCGTTTTGAGCACAACGGCCGACCCCAAGGAGGCGGCGCGCACCGCGGACCGTGTGGTCACCCTCGATCAGGGCCGACTCGTGGCCGATCAGCCGGCCGCGGACTTCTCGCGTACCCGGCTGCGTCCCCGCGTCGCCGTCCGCACCCCGCACGCCGCCCGGCTCTCCGCGCTGCTCACCAAGGAGGCCCGGACCGCCCGGCGTTCCGTGGAGGTGGCCGAGGACGGCGGCAACCGCATCTCCGTCTACGGCAGTACCTGCGCGGACGTCGGTGAGACCGCCTTTCGGCACGGTATCGTCGTCCACCGACTCGCGGACGAGATCGGGGACATGGGGCCGGGTGCGGGTACCCCGTCCCACGCCGGAAAGCCGGTTGCCCCGGACGGTGAAGCGTCGTCCACCGCGCCGCCGGCCCCCGCCGCCGTTCCTGATGCCGCGCATCCCGGCGGCTTCGCCGACTTTCCACCCGACGGCCCTCCACCCTCGGGCCTCCGCGCCGGAGGTGAGGTCCGGGTGCCGGAGTCCGGGTCCACGGCGGGGCTGCCGCCTCCCATCTCCGTCCGCCCCGCCCTCCGTCCCCTCCGTCCGCTGCTCTACGAGATTCGCCGGGCCACCGGCATCGGGACCGGGTTCCTCGTCGGGGTGGCCGTGCTCGTGGTGTCAGCGCTCACCGCCGTACTGCTGGCACGGATCGGGCACACCCCGCAGCCGCGCCTGCTGGCCGCGTGGCCCAGGGAACTGCCTCTGCCGCCCGCAGCACTAGGGGCGGGGCTGCTCGGGGCGCTGGCCTTCGGCGACGAGTTCCGTCACCCCGCCCTGGCGGCGGGCCGGGGCGGCGTGCCCCGGCGGCTGGGACTGCTGACCGCCAAACTCCTCGTCGCCTCGGTCTCCGCCCTCGTGCTGGCCGTCCTGACGATCGGGTGCGATGCCGAACTGCTCTACCTCGTCTACGGGCGGGAGCTCGTCGAGATCCCGCCCGACGGGCTTTCGCTCGGCGCGAGTTGGCTCGGACTCGTGATCGGGTGTGCGTGGGCGGGCGTGCTGGCCGCGGGGGTTTTCCGGTCCACCGCCGCCGGTCTTGCCGCGGTCCTCGCCGTACCCCTCCTCATCGTGCCCCTCATGCGCAGGCTGCTGGAGGAGACGTCGGTGCGGACCGGGGCCGGGGCGCCTTTGCGGATGCGTGAGGTGTCCCTGCCCCACTGGCCCTTCGGGGGCGAACGGTATCTGGAGGGGGCGCTGCGGTTGATCGCCCAACCGGTGGGCGGGGCACTGGCGTTGTCCCTCGCGGTGCTGCTCTGCGCGTATCTGCTCGCCTTTTTCCGGAGCAGGGTCCGATGA
- a CDS encoding TetR-like C-terminal domain-containing protein yields MSPGLGRPAGRRPLDVAPDAGDVRGNLPALCPRARDGMFSRPGPALRSVIHECDSMQVERFRAAIFEGVVEPAIVMLREVIERGTGCGEIRAGAANSYVFEVVPAMRRYRSEMCGSE; encoded by the coding sequence GTGTCCCCAGGGCTCGGGCGGCCGGCGGGCCGCCGCCCCCTCGACGTGGCGCCGGACGCGGGCGACGTGCGTGGCAACCTGCCGGCCCTGTGCCCGCGAGCGCGCGACGGGATGTTCTCCCGACCGGGCCCCGCCCTGCGCTCGGTCATTCACGAGTGCGATTCCATGCAGGTCGAGCGGTTTCGTGCCGCGATCTTCGAAGGGGTCGTGGAACCGGCCATCGTGATGCTCCGAGAAGTGATCGAGCGAGGAACCGGGTGCGGAGAGATACGTGCCGGCGCGGCGAACAGCTACGTCTTCGAGGTCGTCCCGGCGATGAGGAGGTACCGGTCCGAGATGTGCGGAAGTGAATGA
- a CDS encoding RecQ family ATP-dependent DNA helicase — MNTLELRTEADAVLAELVGDPNGPARLREDQWQAVAALVEERRRALVVQRTGWGKSAVYFVATALLRRRGSGPTVIVSPLLALMRNQVESAARAGIRARTINSANPEEWDTIYEEVGHGETDVLLVSPERLNSVDFRDQVLPKLAATTGLLVVDEAHCISDWGHDFRPDYRRLRAMLADLAPGVPVLATTATANARVTADVAEQLGTGAGEALVLRGPLERESLRLGVVRLPDAAHRLAWLAEHLDELPGSGIIYTLTVAAAEEATAHLRQRGFRVASYTGRTENADRLQAEADLLGNRVKALVATSALGMGFDKPDLGFVLHLGSPSSPIAYYQQVGRAGRGVAHADVLLLPGKEDEAIWRYFADTAFPPEEQVRQTLSALAEAGRPLSVPALEAQVDLRRTRLETMLKVLDVDGAVKRVKGGWSSTGEPWVYDFERYAWVARQRAAEQQAMRDYVSTDRCRMEFLRRQLDDEGAVPCGRCDNCVGPWADPSVSTETLTAAAKELDRPGVEVEPRRMWPTGMPALGIDLKGRIPAGEQCSTGRALGRLSDIGWGNRLRPLLAENAPDGPVPDDVLRAAVEVLADWARSPGGWATDGPDASARPVGVVAVPSLTRPQLVGSLAQGIATVGRLPLLGALTYTAPDGVHTARRSNSAQRLKTLSGAFAVSEELADALAHEQGPVLLVDDRTDSGWTLAVAARLLRRAGAAQVLPLVLAAAG, encoded by the coding sequence ATGAACACCCTGGAGCTGCGCACCGAAGCCGACGCCGTCCTCGCCGAGCTCGTCGGCGACCCCAATGGCCCGGCGCGGTTGCGGGAGGACCAGTGGCAGGCCGTGGCGGCCCTGGTGGAGGAACGCCGGCGCGCCCTGGTGGTGCAGCGCACCGGCTGGGGCAAGTCGGCGGTCTACTTCGTCGCCACCGCTCTGCTGCGCCGCCGTGGCTCCGGCCCCACGGTGATCGTCTCACCGCTGCTGGCACTGATGCGCAACCAGGTCGAGTCGGCGGCGCGGGCCGGTATCCGGGCGCGCACCATCAACTCGGCCAACCCCGAGGAGTGGGACACGATCTACGAGGAGGTCGGGCACGGCGAGACCGACGTTCTCCTCGTCAGCCCGGAACGCCTCAACTCCGTGGACTTCCGCGATCAGGTGCTGCCCAAGCTCGCGGCCACGACCGGCCTGCTGGTGGTCGACGAGGCGCACTGCATCTCCGACTGGGGACACGACTTCCGCCCCGACTACCGCCGGCTGCGGGCCATGCTCGCCGACCTCGCCCCCGGTGTGCCGGTGCTGGCCACCACCGCGACCGCCAACGCACGTGTCACCGCGGACGTGGCCGAGCAACTGGGCACCGGCGCCGGCGAGGCCCTGGTCCTGCGCGGCCCGCTGGAACGTGAGAGCCTGCGGCTGGGCGTGGTCCGGCTGCCGGACGCCGCGCACCGCCTGGCCTGGCTCGCCGAACATCTGGACGAGCTGCCGGGCTCCGGGATCATCTACACGCTGACCGTCGCGGCGGCCGAGGAGGCCACCGCCCACCTGCGACAGCGTGGCTTCCGGGTGGCCTCGTACACCGGGCGCACGGAGAACGCCGACCGGCTGCAGGCCGAGGCCGACCTGCTGGGCAACCGGGTCAAGGCGCTGGTCGCGACCTCGGCGCTGGGGATGGGCTTCGACAAGCCGGACCTGGGCTTCGTGCTCCACCTGGGCTCCCCGTCCTCGCCGATCGCCTACTACCAGCAGGTCGGCCGGGCGGGCCGGGGCGTGGCCCACGCCGATGTGCTGCTGTTGCCGGGCAAGGAGGACGAGGCCATCTGGCGCTACTTCGCCGACACCGCCTTCCCGCCCGAGGAACAGGTCCGGCAGACCCTCTCGGCCCTGGCCGAGGCGGGACGCCCCCTCTCCGTGCCGGCCCTGGAGGCCCAGGTCGACCTCCGTCGCACCCGCCTGGAGACCATGCTCAAGGTGCTCGACGTGGACGGCGCGGTCAAGCGGGTCAAGGGCGGCTGGAGCTCCACCGGTGAACCGTGGGTCTACGACTTCGAGCGGTACGCCTGGGTCGCCCGGCAACGGGCCGCCGAGCAGCAGGCCATGCGCGACTACGTGAGCACGGACCGGTGCCGGATGGAGTTCCTGCGGCGGCAGCTGGACGACGAAGGAGCGGTCCCGTGCGGCCGGTGTGACAACTGCGTGGGGCCCTGGGCCGATCCCTCCGTCTCGACCGAGACCCTGACGGCGGCGGCGAAGGAGCTGGACCGCCCAGGGGTGGAGGTCGAGCCGCGCCGGATGTGGCCGACGGGGATGCCGGCCCTGGGCATCGACCTCAAGGGACGCATCCCGGCAGGAGAACAGTGCTCCACCGGGCGCGCCCTGGGCCGGCTCTCGGACATCGGCTGGGGCAACCGGCTGCGCCCGCTGCTGGCCGAGAACGCGCCCGACGGGCCGGTCCCCGACGACGTCCTGCGGGCCGCGGTGGAGGTCCTCGCCGACTGGGCGCGTTCTCCGGGCGGCTGGGCGACGGACGGCCCGGACGCCTCCGCCCGGCCGGTGGGAGTCGTCGCCGTGCCGTCCCTCACCCGTCCGCAGCTGGTCGGTTCCCTCGCCCAGGGCATCGCGACCGTCGGCCGCCTGCCCCTCCTCGGCGCCCTGACGTACACCGCGCCGGACGGCGTCCACACGGCCCGCCGCAGCAACTCCGCCCAACGTCTGAAGACGTTGTCCGGTGCCTTCGCCGTCTCCGAGGAACTGGCGGACGCCCTGGCACACGAGCAGGGGCCTGTCCTGTTGGTGGACGACCGCACGGACTCCGGCTGGACCCTCGCGGTCGCCGCCCGCCTGCTCCGCAGGGCAGGCGCCGCACAAGTCCTTCCTCTGGTCCTCGCCGCGGCGGGCTGA
- a CDS encoding NUDIX hydrolase: MSYDPSAFPPFAVTVDLVVLTVRRHVLCALAVRRGEPPFQGRWALPGGFVRADEDLAQAAARELAEETGLRVHDPGVPAQAGGAHLEQLATYGDPKRDPRMRVVSVAHLVLAPDLPAPRAGGDASNARWARVGELLQQAGYGRDGEPVAPLVFDHAQILADGVERARSKIEYSSLATAFCPPEFTVGELRRVYEAVWGVALDPRNFHRKVTGTPGFLVPTGGTTTRQGGRPAQLFRAGGATLLNPPMLRPEV, translated from the coding sequence ATGTCCTACGATCCGTCAGCCTTTCCGCCCTTTGCCGTCACCGTGGACCTGGTCGTGCTGACTGTGCGCCGCCACGTGCTGTGTGCGCTGGCGGTACGCAGGGGGGAACCGCCGTTTCAGGGACGCTGGGCGCTTCCCGGCGGATTCGTCCGGGCCGACGAGGACCTGGCGCAGGCGGCGGCACGTGAGCTGGCGGAGGAAACCGGGCTGCGCGTGCACGACCCCGGCGTCCCCGCCCAGGCCGGCGGTGCGCACCTGGAGCAGCTCGCCACCTACGGTGATCCCAAGCGCGACCCCCGGATGCGGGTCGTCAGCGTCGCACACCTCGTCCTCGCCCCCGACCTGCCCGCCCCCCGGGCGGGCGGCGACGCCAGCAACGCACGCTGGGCCCGGGTCGGGGAGCTGCTGCAACAGGCGGGCTATGGCAGGGACGGCGAGCCGGTGGCGCCGCTCGTCTTCGACCACGCGCAGATCCTGGCGGACGGGGTGGAGCGAGCCCGCTCCAAGATCGAGTACTCGTCGCTGGCCACGGCCTTCTGTCCGCCCGAGTTCACCGTCGGCGAGCTGCGCCGTGTCTACGAGGCCGTGTGGGGTGTGGCCTTGGACCCGCGCAACTTCCACCGCAAGGTGACGGGCACACCGGGCTTTCTCGTGCCGACGGGTGGCACGACCACCCGGCAGGGCGGCCGTCCCGCCCAGCTCTTCAGGGCCGGCGGAGCCACCCTGCTCAATCCGCCGATGCTGCGCCCCGAGGTGTGA